The window GTCGGCTTGTCGGTGGCGGCAGGCAGGGCCGGGGCGGAAGCAGACTTTCTGTCATTCCTGACGCCCAGCAGCGACGGCGTACCCATCGCCGTCACCGTCGGCGGAAACCCGGACGGCCCGGCGCTGCTGTTCATCCACGGCTACATGTCCAGCACGCTGAATTGGACCAAGCAGCTTGAGTCCAGCCTCGCGCAAACCCACAAGCTTGTTGCGGTCGACGTCCGGGGGCATGGCTCGTCAGGGAAACCCTGGGAAAGCAAAGCTTACGCCAGCACCCAGCTGTTTGCCGACGACGTCGCCGCGGCCATCGAGGCGTCCGGGCTATCCAACGCCGTGATCGTGACGTGGTCGGCCGGCGGACTGTTTGCTCTGGACTATCTGCGTCACTACGGCAGCGACAAAATCGCCGGCGTCATCTTCAGCAGCAGTGCTGTCGGCCTCCTGCCTCAACCACCGCCGGCCCCGCCGACGCCGGAATACGAGGCGCGTATCGAGCGTTCGCG of the Pseudomonadota bacterium genome contains:
- a CDS encoding alpha/beta hydrolase, coding for MRSGFLSWVFGLAVGLSVAAGRAGAEADFLSFLTPSSDGVPIAVTVGGNPDGPALLFIHGYMSSTLNWTKQLESSLAQTHKLVAVDVRGHGSSGKPWESKAYASTQLFADDVAAAIEASGLSNAVIVTWSAGGLFALDYLRHYGSDKIAGVIFSSSAVGLLPQPPPAPPTPEYEARIERSRSVNLPTILEWTSGFIDFMGKDTVLPPADMELLRTSAILVPHHVRRFMRDRPLDNTDLVSELDIPMLFLAGDQHNSFTSGDLTQATALFEQAELKSYPGLGSMVNFHAPDEFNADVLAFAGKVQAKKGG